In Ignavibacteria bacterium, the sequence ATAATTCTGTGATAAAGAGAATTTATCAGGTTCCTGGCTGTTTATGTTTGTAATGCCTGTCGGGTTGCCTGTTGGATTCTGTTTATAATATATCTCATAGTCACTGTCACGCAGGTCAGACCATAAAGCATATACTTTATTAACTGAAAATCCTGCTAAGGGGTATCGGGCAACTGCCGTACCTGTGTTTAATTTCAGGTCAGATGCCCAGCTGACACCCGAATTGGAAGAAACGTTGTAATATATCCCGTAGGTACCTGTCCTGTTATCTTCCCACACAAGGTGTATATGTGTTGGCGAAACCGAAAGAGCCGGAGCATAAGAATTACCGGTACTGTTTGTAATTCTCTGAATTGCTTCCCATGTTGAGCCGTTGTTTGTTGATCGTTTGAGGTATATTTCATAGTTGCCATCCCTGTCATCTTCCCAAACAACATTCAGGCTTCCTACACCGCTGGTATAAAACCGCTGTATACAAGGTTTTCTTGAAGCTGCGGAATTGGTTGTGAACCTGCTTTCAGCAGCCCATGTAAGCCCTGAGTTGGTGGAGCTGATGTAATATATCTCATCATTGCCGTCCCTGTTATCCTGCCAGACGATGTGCGTGTTTTCACCCGAATCGGTTGTTATTGATGGCGATATTGAACTTCCGGAATTATTTGTCAGTCTTACAATTGGCTCCCATGTAATACCGTTATCGAGCGAGCGCTTAAAATATATTTCGTTGTTTCCGTCCCTGTCATCCTGCCAAACCACCTGGATAACATTCAGGCGCAAACTTATGGATGGGTTTACTGAAGTTGCGCCGTTCGTGGTAAGCCTTTCATCACCGCTCCACGAAGCGCCATGATTAGTTGAGAGCTTATAGTAAATTTCAAAGTTTCCGTCTCTTTGGTCCTGCCATACAACATGTATATTGCTTCCAGAAGCTGCAATTGAGGGCATTTCAGATGCGCCTGCATTGTTGGTGAGTCTTACAACCGCTTCCCATGTAGCGCCGTTATCGGTGGAGCGTTTGTACATTATTTCAGTATCCCCGAACCTAGCATCATACCAAACGGTATGAACATTTGATGTACCTGAAAATTCTATATTCTTTGCATTGTTGCCGGAAGTGAACGATAATCCGGCATTGTTTGTGTGTCTTATATCTGCAGACCACTGGGCAAAGCCGGTTGAGGCTGCAAATACTGAAACAATAGATAAGATGATGCAGATTAAATTTGAAAATTTTGTAAGTTTCATTTTTTTCTCCTTATGGTTTGAGTTTATATATGATTTGTTTTTACCCCTGTTGCTCTTGCATGATAAATTGTTTAATTCTTCGAAATATTGACTGCATGCTTTATTGATCACTTCATCCGCGCTTGCTTTCATGATCTTTTGTATTCTTGCTATCAGTTTATGCGTTCCCGGTTTAAGCCTGTATCCTCTTGCAACTGTTTTGGTCCGTTTTATCCTCATCCGCAGATTTTTTTATATCTTTTTATCAGTTGACCGTGCACTTCTTGTGCACTAGCTAAGTATCGTTGACAAAAATACGTGCAGCGGGCAGCCTGAAACAAATAGAAATATCAGGTTGAATGACGGGTGAGTTTTATGGTAACCTTATAAAATACTTGTATTTTGAGGATTTTTTGGGTTTATTTGGTGAACTTTTGTGACGATAAAGCTCACTGAATTTGCGGAGAAATATATCAATGAACTCAGAAATTACTTTAAAACAATTCAAACTTTTTGATGTTCTGTCTACATTTTCCGTGAAAGAATATGCAGAGTTCGGGAAACTTGTGCTTTCACCGTTTTTCAGTTTAGGCAGAAATCTTTATCCCCTTTATGAACTGCTGGGGAAATATCACCCTGATTTCAGCAGCAGCAGGGCAAAGGAAAATCTGACAAAAGAGAAGATCTATGGGGTACTTAATCCCGGTAAAAAATATGATGAAAAGAAAGCGGATGTTATATTAAGGAGATTGTTTTCAGATCTGAATAAGCTGGCTGAGCAATACCTGCTTTTGCTCTCATTAAAAAAGAACACAATTGAAGGCGAGTTTATTCTGATTCCTGAATTGATAAGAAGAAATCTTGATG encodes:
- a CDS encoding T9SS type A sorting domain-containing protein, whose product is MRIKRTKTVARGYRLKPGTHKLIARIQKIMKASADEVINKACSQYFEELNNLSCKSNRGKNKSYINSNHKEKKMKLTKFSNLICIILSIVSVFAASTGFAQWSADIRHTNNAGLSFTSGNNAKNIEFSGTSNVHTVWYDARFGDTEIMYKRSTDNGATWEAVVRLTNNAGASEMPSIAASGSNIHVVWQDQRDGNFEIYYKLSTNHGASWSGDERLTTNGATSVNPSISLRLNVIQVVWQDDRDGNNEIYFKRSLDNGITWEPIVRLTNNSGSSISPSITTDSGENTHIVWQDNRDGNDEIYYISSTNSGLTWAAESRFTTNSAASRKPCIQRFYTSGVGSLNVVWEDDRDGNYEIYLKRSTNNGSTWEAIQRITNSTGNSYAPALSVSPTHIHLVWEDNRTGTYGIYYNVSSNSGVSWASDLKLNTGTAVARYPLAGFSVNKVYALWSDLRDSDYEIYYKQNPTGNPTGITNINSQEPDKFSLSQNYPNPFNPVTNIEFSVPHSGLVNIAVYDALGREIETLVNDELNPGTYNAAWDASGYNSGVYFYRLTSGSFTETKKMILVK